One region of Permianibacter fluminis genomic DNA includes:
- a CDS encoding diguanylate cyclase: MTFSTRKKLFLSHFLAIVLVSGSIGSYFYNSAIESLLGSLQTRLKYSAALLSNAVTPADLDQILTPADKTKPAYQSGIARLRELVASNPDIAFIYVTRRDGAQIKFVLDSDPDDPAQPGEVYLVDAPALLAGFEAPSCDRELIHDKWGTFMSGYAPIRGSNGRYAIGIDMRADEVERKLNALRRTGAFSLVLSVLMALLFGHLLSRSFLRRIDALHARCLEVSQSGGSSTVTGGDELDQLTVTFNDMMRELRQSQAELEQRVERRTAELQDANRQLQAEISERERMAKLLEQTARTDFLTKLINRRAMAQSLQTEVARLERANSESGRVEAASGTFSMVLVDIDHFKNINDQFGHDIGDEVLKALARAFEASVREQDIVARWGGEEFLILLPNTGQADAVEQAERLRQLLDSDKLRIDRYPHRVTASFGVSEYSKGQSVESMLKQADVALYQAKAQGRNQVRAISS, encoded by the coding sequence ATGACATTTTCGACGCGGAAAAAACTGTTCCTGAGCCACTTTCTCGCCATTGTGCTGGTGTCAGGCAGTATCGGCAGTTACTTCTACAACAGCGCCATCGAGAGCTTGCTCGGCAGTTTGCAAACCCGGCTCAAATACAGCGCCGCGCTGCTCAGCAATGCTGTGACGCCAGCCGATCTGGATCAGATCCTGACGCCGGCCGACAAGACCAAACCTGCGTATCAGAGTGGCATCGCCCGGCTGCGCGAGCTGGTCGCATCGAATCCGGACATCGCCTTCATTTACGTGACTCGGCGCGACGGTGCGCAAATCAAGTTTGTGCTCGATTCCGATCCGGACGATCCGGCCCAGCCGGGTGAGGTGTATTTGGTCGACGCGCCGGCGTTGCTGGCCGGTTTCGAAGCGCCCAGTTGTGATCGCGAACTCATCCACGACAAGTGGGGCACGTTCATGTCGGGTTATGCCCCGATCCGTGGCAGCAATGGCCGCTATGCCATCGGCATCGACATGCGCGCCGATGAAGTCGAACGCAAATTGAATGCACTGCGCCGGACCGGTGCGTTTTCGCTGGTGCTATCGGTGCTGATGGCGCTGCTGTTCGGGCATTTGCTGTCACGCAGTTTTCTGCGCCGGATTGATGCCCTGCATGCGCGCTGTCTGGAAGTGAGTCAGTCCGGTGGCAGCAGCACCGTGACCGGCGGTGACGAGCTCGACCAGTTGACCGTGACCTTCAACGACATGATGCGCGAGCTGCGCCAGTCGCAGGCCGAGCTGGAGCAGCGGGTCGAGCGGCGCACCGCCGAGCTGCAGGACGCCAACCGGCAACTGCAGGCGGAAATCAGCGAACGCGAGCGGATGGCAAAATTGCTTGAGCAAACCGCGCGCACCGATTTTCTGACCAAGCTGATCAACCGCCGGGCGATGGCGCAATCGCTGCAGACCGAAGTGGCGCGGCTGGAGCGGGCCAACAGTGAAAGCGGCCGCGTTGAAGCGGCCAGCGGCACCTTTTCAATGGTGCTGGTCGATATCGATCACTTCAAGAACATCAACGATCAGTTCGGCCACGACATCGGTGATGAAGTGCTGAAAGCGCTGGCGCGGGCGTTTGAGGCGTCGGTGCGCGAGCAGGACATCGTGGCCCGCTGGGGCGGTGAGGAATTCCTGATCCTGTTGCCGAACACCGGTCAGGCCGATGCGGTCGAGCAGGCCGAGCGGCTGCGGCAGCTGCTGGACAGTGACAAGCTGCGCATCGACCGGTATCCGCACCGGGTCACGGCCAGCTTTGGCGTCAGCGAATACAGCAAGGGCCAGAGTGTCGAGTCCATGCTCAAGCAGGCCGACGTCGCGCTGTACCAGGCCAAGGCCCAGGGCCGGAACCAGGTCCGGGCCATTTCCAGCTAG